The Stackebrandtia nassauensis DSM 44728 genome includes the window CCTCGCAGGTGAGGCCGCCGAACAGGTCGATGCCCTCGCAACCGGTCGCGGTGACCTTGAGGGTCTTGCCGGTCACGTCCTGGTCGGCACCCGGCTTCTCCTTGCCACGCCATTCCAGTGTGGTCTCAACCTCGATCTCGTCACCCTCACCCGCCACGATGTCAACGTTTCCGGAGTTCCCCTCGACGTCCAAACGCGTGATCGTCTCGTCGTAGGTCTTGGTCTGCTCATCCTTGTGCTTCGGGCCGTTGAACAGGAACTTCCACGCGAACACCCCTCCGGCCGTCAGCACCACCACGACGGCGAGGAACACGATGAGCCTCACGGCGCCGCGACTTCTGGGCTTGCGGTACTCGACTTCGGACATTTTCATCTCTCCCTTGTGAATATCGGCGGCTCCGGGGGAGCCCGCCGCTAAAGCTATGCCCTGGGCACTCGGGCGGCCATCTGGATTTCCCCACTCTTTACCCTGAGAAATCCCCCTAGGTCACGCGTACTCGACCGTCACCGACCCGGAGCCGGTCTCGACATTGATCCGCCGCGACGAGGTCGAATCGGTGGAGACCTCCACGTCGCTGGTGCCCGAATCGGTCTCGGCGTGGACGTCGTAGCCCTCGTCGCCCTCGGGCAGTTGCACCGTGACCGACCCGGAGTCCGCGACGGCCCTCACCTGGCTGGGAGCCTTGCTGAAACCCAGGTCGATCTGCCCGGAGTCCAGTGTGACGTTGACCTTCGTGCCCGCCAGGTCGGTGCCGGTGACGTTGCCGGAGTCGGCCTTGACCGTCAGGGCCTTCCCCGCGTCGGACACGTCGATGTTGCCGGAGTCGCTTTCCAGTCTCTGCTCGCCCTTGATGCCGGACGTGGTGATGTTCCCCGCGTCCACCCGCACTTCCAGATCCACATCGGAGGGCACTTCGATCCGATACGTGATGCCGCACTCGCCCACGAAGTCCCAGGCCCCCCGGCACCCCTTCTCCTCCACCCGCAGGGTTTCGCCGTCCCACTTCTGCGAGTTGACGGGCTTGCGCTCGCCCTGCCACTCCAGTGTGGCCTCAATGTGGACCTTGTCCCCCTTGACGACGTCGACCTCACCGGAGTCCCCGGCGACCACCAGTCGCGAGATCGGTTTACTGTGGACCTTGGACTGCACGTCCTCCTGGGGGACTCCCCCGATGACGTTCTTCCAGAAGAAGATCCCCACCGCGGCCAGCACGACCACCACGGCGAGCGCGACCAGCCACCTGACCAGGCCGCCGCAGGCGGGTTTCTCAACACTGTGTTCGGACATGATCGAACCCTACGAGCGGGCCGACCCTGAGAACATCGGGAAGATCCCCTATTGGCCCCCGGGAAGATTCCGCTCCACGAGCCCCGTCGCGGCCAGTCCCGCCGGGACCGCCCCGTAGCTGGCACCCCGGTTGTCGCCCAGCCGCGCGGCGGTGAACGCCCCGGCGACCTCGGACGGGGCGTGCCGCAGCAGCAGCGAACCCTGAAGCGCCAGCGCCAGATCGTCGGCCAGCAGTCGCGCGCTCGCCTCGTCCGGCCCGGCGGCCAGCCGCCGCTTCAGCCCCGCGACATGCGCGTCGAAGGCCCGGTCGGCACCCGAGGCCAGCCCGACCTCGTTCAGGAACGCCTCGATGGTCTCGGGATCGGTGCGCATCGCCCGCAGGATGTCCAGACACACGACGTTGCCCGACCCCTCCCAGATCGACATCAGCGGCTGCTCCCGGTACCGGCGCGCCAGCGGCGCCTCCTCCACGTAACCGTTGCCGCCCAGGCATTCCAGCGCCTCGGCGGCGTGACCCGGTCCGCGCTTGCACACCCAGTACTTGGCCACCGCCGTGGCCAGCCGCCGAAACGCCGCCTCCTCGGGCCGGTCGTAGGCCGCCGCCAGCCGCATCATGGTGGCCGTCGCGGCCTCCGACTCGACGCACAGATCGGCCAGCACCTGCCGCATCAGCGGCTGCTCGATCAGCGGTTTGCCGAACGCCGACCGGTGCGCGGCGTGCCAGGTCGCCTCGGCGACGCACTGCCGCATCCCGGCGGCGGTGCCGATGACGCAGTCCAGCCGGGTGTGGTTGACCATCTCGATGATGGTCCGCACGCCGCGGCCCTCCTCCCCCACCGGGAAGGCGATCGCGTCGTGCAGTTCGATCTCGGAGGACGCGTTGGCATGGTTGCCCAGCTTGTCCTTCAGCCGCTGGATCCGGATGGCGTTGCGGCTGCCGTCCGGAAGCACCCTCGGCAGCAGGAAACACGACAGCCCGCCCTCGGCCTGCGCCAGCACCAGGAACGCGTCGTTCATCGGCGCCGAGCAGAACCACTTGTGCCCCCGCAGCGCGTAGGTCCCGTCGTCGAGCCGCGTCGCCCGGGTGACGTTGGCGCGCACGTCCGAGCCGCCCTGCTTCTCGGTCATGGCCATCCCCACCAGCACGCCCTCCTTGGCCTGCCGGGGACGCAGACCCGGGTCGTAGCTGGTGGAGGTGATCGACGGTTCCCACTGCGCGGCCAGTTCCGGGTTGGCCCGCAGCACCGGCACCGACGCGTAGGTCATCGAGATCGGACAGCCGTGCCCCGGCTCGATCTGCCCCAGCATCGAGAACAGCACCGCCCGGGCGGCGTGCGCCCCGTCCCGGGGGTCGCGCCACGGCATCGCGTGGCACCCGAACTCCACCGACAGCGCCATGAACCGGTGCCAGGCCGGGTGGAAGTCCACCTCGTCGACCCGGTTGCCGTACCGGTCGTGGGTGCGCAGCACCGGCCGGTTGACGTTGGCCTGCTCGGCCCACCGCGCCGCGTCCCCGCTGCCCAGCACCTCGCCGAGCGCCCATGCCGCCTCGCCCACCCATTCGGCTCCGGCCCATTTCGCGGCCTCGACCAGCGGCACGTTGTCGTGGAACAGATTGCGGTCTTCCAGCGGTGGCACCTGGTTGGCGGCGGCGAAAACCGGTTCGGCTTCAAACATTCCGATGCTCCTATTACCAATGGGTGGCGCTTACGGTATCCCGGGTATTCGCAACGCTGTGCGAGGGCCATACCCCCTCGGTTGGGACGGCTGCGAGGCGGGGCATCGTATGTAACGAATGGGTCAAAAGAGTTCCGCGGAACCTCTTGTCTACCAGTCGGTAGGGGCGTACAAAAGTAGTTACGGAGCTTGGATGACGTTCCTACAGACAGGTTCTAGAACGACAAAAAGAGTTCCGGACATGGCCACCGGGTACCCACGTGCGACCAGCCGCGGGAGGCGCGTCGGGCCGGGATAGCACTAGACCGTGCCGACCCGACGATTATTACGCGCGCTTGGTAGCCCGGAAAGCGGACATGTTACGAAGGTGGCGTTCCTGCCGAGTGTGGGCAGGAACGCCACTCTCTCGCTATTCCCCGGTGAGCACTTCCACGGCCCGCCGCCGGTGCGCGGCGAACAACTCCAGTGCCCGCTGTCCATCCCGGGCCCGCAACACCGCCACCAGTTCCCGATGCTCGGCCGGGACTCCGCTCAGATACCCCTCGACACTGCGGTTGACCCGGGTCAGCAGGAACAGGTGCACCTGGCACCGAATCGACCGCCACGCCTCCAGCAGCCGTCCGTGCCCGGTGGCGGCGAAGACCGCGTCGTGGAACTCGATGTCGCGACGGACCAGCTCATGCTCGTCGACGGCGCGCTCCATCGCGTCGGCCAGCTTCCCGATCGCCGCCAGCTCCGCGTCGTCGGCACGCGCGATCACCTCCGCGACCGCGAGGTCCTCCAAGGCGCCGCGCAGACTGTCCAGTTCCGCGATGTCGTCGGCCGACAGGTCCGTCACCGTCGCGCCCCGATGCCAGGAACTGCGAACCAGCCCCTCGCGCTCCAACCGCAGCAGCGCCTCCCGCACCGGCCCCCGGCTGACCTCCAAGGCCGCCGACAGCTCCACCTCCCGCAACTGCGCCCCCGGCGGATACCGCCCGACGAAGATCGCCTCCCGCACCCGATCGGCCACCTCGTCGGCCAGCCCCCGACGCCGGGCCGGAGCGACCCTGTCACCAACCTCACTCACCGAAACCCCATCTCCTCACAATGTCCAAATGTTAACATTACGACAATCACGCTCACCACCACACGGCAGGAGTTCCCCATGACCGTCCTCGACTCCCCCATCCCCCGGTTCCACCTGGCGATGCCGGTCGACGACCTGGCCGCCGCCCGCGCCTTCTACGGCGGCATCCTCGGCCTCGAACCGGGCCGCAGCGCCGACACCTGGATCGACTGGAACCTCCACGGCCACCAGTTCGTCACCCACCTGGCCCCCGAACGCCAGGCCCGCATCCACAACCCGGTCGACGGCCACGACGTCCCCGTCCCCCACTTCGGTCTGATCCTCACGATCCCCGAGTTCCACAAACTCGCCGACCGCCTCCGCGCCGCCGAAACCCCGTTCGTCATCGAGCCCTACGTCCGCTTCCAGGGCGAAACCGGCGAACAGTGGACCATGTTCCTGTTCGACCCGGCGGGCAACGCCCTGGAATTCAAGGCTTTCGCCGACGACGATCAGGTGTTCGCGGTCTAGTCTGAACCCGACAAAGGGGGTCAGACCATGAAGATATTCCTGATCGGCGCCGCCGGCGGCATCGGCCGCAGGCTCTCGCCACTCCTCGCCCACCGCGGCGACGAGATCACCGGCATCCACCGCGACAGCGCCCAGACCGAGACCGTCGAATCCAGCGGCGCCACC containing:
- a CDS encoding GntR family transcriptional regulator translates to MSEVGDRVAPARRRGLADEVADRVREAIFVGRYPPGAQLREVELSAALEVSRGPVREALLRLEREGLVRSSWHRGATVTDLSADDIAELDSLRGALEDLAVAEVIARADDAELAAIGKLADAMERAVDEHELVRRDIEFHDAVFAATGHGRLLEAWRSIRCQVHLFLLTRVNRSVEGYLSGVPAEHRELVAVLRARDGQRALELFAAHRRRAVEVLTGE
- a CDS encoding VOC family protein; translation: MTVLDSPIPRFHLAMPVDDLAAARAFYGGILGLEPGRSADTWIDWNLHGHQFVTHLAPERQARIHNPVDGHDVPVPHFGLILTIPEFHKLADRLRAAETPFVIEPYVRFQGETGEQWTMFLFDPAGNALEFKAFADDDQVFAV
- a CDS encoding DUF4097 family beta strand repeat-containing protein; this encodes MSEHSVEKPACGGLVRWLVALAVVVVLAAVGIFFWKNVIGGVPQEDVQSKVHSKPISRLVVAGDSGEVDVVKGDKVHIEATLEWQGERKPVNSQKWDGETLRVEEKGCRGAWDFVGECGITYRIEVPSDVDLEVRVDAGNITTSGIKGEQRLESDSGNIDVSDAGKALTVKADSGNVTGTDLAGTKVNVTLDSGQIDLGFSKAPSQVRAVADSGSVTVQLPEGDEGYDVHAETDSGTSDVEVSTDSTSSRRINVETGSGSVTVEYA
- a CDS encoding acyl-CoA dehydrogenase family protein — encoded protein: MFEAEPVFAAANQVPPLEDRNLFHDNVPLVEAAKWAGAEWVGEAAWALGEVLGSGDAARWAEQANVNRPVLRTHDRYGNRVDEVDFHPAWHRFMALSVEFGCHAMPWRDPRDGAHAARAVLFSMLGQIEPGHGCPISMTYASVPVLRANPELAAQWEPSITSTSYDPGLRPRQAKEGVLVGMAMTEKQGGSDVRANVTRATRLDDGTYALRGHKWFCSAPMNDAFLVLAQAEGGLSCFLLPRVLPDGSRNAIRIQRLKDKLGNHANASSEIELHDAIAFPVGEEGRGVRTIIEMVNHTRLDCVIGTAAGMRQCVAEATWHAAHRSAFGKPLIEQPLMRQVLADLCVESEAATATMMRLAAAYDRPEEAAFRRLATAVAKYWVCKRGPGHAAEALECLGGNGYVEEAPLARRYREQPLMSIWEGSGNVVCLDILRAMRTDPETIEAFLNEVGLASGADRAFDAHVAGLKRRLAAGPDEASARLLADDLALALQGSLLLRHAPSEVAGAFTAARLGDNRGASYGAVPAGLAATGLVERNLPGGQ